The following proteins are encoded in a genomic region of Azotosporobacter soli:
- a CDS encoding diol dehydratase reactivase subunit alpha, producing MPIVAGVDIGNSTTEVCLAAMEKGQPPRFLASSLVKTTGIKGTLANIPGIILALETALKQAKLSLQELAEIRLNEATPVIGDLAMQTITETIITESTMIGHNPSTPGGIGLGVGMTIPFHRLPQIAAGEKIICIVPRGIDFADAAAELRKAMERGVDLQGAIASQDDAVLIVNRLGKVIPVLDEVTFIDKVPLDMLAAVEVAEAGQTIKTLSNPYGIATVFGLSAEETKMVVPIARALIGNRSAVVVRTPQGDVKARTIPAGMLTVIGQKGKGEIDVEAGAAKVMEMVERLQPVNDVQGEAGTHVNGMLERVRQVMGDLTSQSIAEMKIQDVLAVDTFVPQKVQGGLAGEFALENAVALAAMVKTSRLPMQQIADRLQSELHVHVVIAGVEANMAIQGALTTPGTDKPLAILDMGGGSTDAAIVTRDERVLSIHLGGAGDMVTMLINSELGLNDFDLAEDIKKYPLAKVESLYHIRLEDGTVHFYEKHLPPQVFSRVVILKEGGMIPIPIDQPLDRIRHVRREAKKRVFVTNALRSLARVAPTGNIRHIEFVVLVGGSAMDFEVADMVSDALAEYGIVCGRGNIRGCEGPRNAVATGLVLSYLSEEA from the coding sequence ATGCCTATCGTTGCAGGGGTGGATATTGGAAATTCTACGACAGAAGTGTGCCTGGCGGCTATGGAAAAGGGGCAGCCGCCCCGCTTTCTGGCCAGCAGTCTGGTAAAGACGACCGGCATCAAAGGCACGCTGGCTAATATACCGGGCATCATTCTTGCATTGGAAACGGCGTTGAAACAGGCAAAACTGAGTCTGCAGGAACTGGCGGAGATCCGTCTCAATGAGGCGACGCCGGTGATCGGCGATTTGGCGATGCAGACCATTACCGAGACGATCATCACCGAGTCGACCATGATCGGGCACAATCCTTCTACGCCGGGCGGCATCGGACTTGGCGTCGGCATGACGATTCCGTTTCACCGCTTGCCGCAGATTGCGGCTGGAGAAAAGATCATTTGCATCGTGCCGCGCGGCATCGATTTTGCCGATGCGGCGGCGGAATTGCGCAAAGCAATGGAACGCGGCGTTGATCTACAGGGCGCGATTGCCAGCCAGGATGATGCGGTACTGATCGTGAACCGGCTTGGCAAGGTGATTCCTGTGCTTGATGAAGTGACGTTTATCGACAAGGTACCGCTGGATATGCTCGCGGCAGTCGAAGTGGCCGAAGCCGGGCAGACGATCAAGACGTTGTCGAATCCGTACGGCATTGCGACTGTATTTGGCCTTTCTGCCGAAGAAACGAAAATGGTGGTGCCGATCGCACGTGCGCTGATCGGTAACCGTTCGGCCGTTGTCGTTAGGACGCCGCAGGGCGATGTCAAGGCGAGGACGATTCCAGCCGGCATGCTGACAGTGATTGGGCAAAAAGGCAAAGGCGAAATTGACGTCGAAGCCGGTGCGGCTAAAGTCATGGAAATGGTGGAACGTTTGCAGCCGGTCAATGATGTGCAGGGCGAAGCGGGTACGCATGTGAACGGTATGCTTGAACGCGTCCGCCAGGTGATGGGCGATTTGACGAGTCAGTCGATTGCAGAGATGAAGATTCAGGATGTGCTGGCGGTGGACACCTTTGTGCCGCAAAAGGTACAGGGCGGTTTAGCCGGTGAATTCGCACTGGAAAATGCGGTGGCTTTGGCGGCAATGGTGAAGACCAGTCGCTTGCCGATGCAACAGATTGCGGATCGGCTGCAAAGCGAACTGCATGTACATGTCGTGATCGCCGGCGTAGAAGCCAATATGGCGATTCAAGGCGCCTTAACGACGCCGGGAACCGACAAGCCTTTGGCGATTTTAGACATGGGCGGCGGTTCCACGGATGCAGCGATCGTGACGCGTGACGAACGTGTGCTGTCGATTCATCTCGGCGGCGCAGGAGACATGGTCACGATGCTGATCAATTCGGAATTGGGCTTGAACGATTTTGATCTGGCCGAGGATATTAAAAAATATCCGCTGGCCAAGGTAGAAAGTCTCTACCATATTCGACTGGAAGACGGCACGGTGCATTTTTATGAAAAGCATTTGCCGCCGCAAGTTTTTTCCCGGGTTGTGATTTTGAAAGAAGGCGGCATGATCCCTATTCCGATCGATCAGCCGCTGGACAGAATCCGTCATGTGCGACGGGAAGCGAAAAAGCGGGTCTTCGTGACAAACGCGCTGCGCTCTTTAGCCAGAGTTGCGCCGACCGGCAACATACGGCATATCGAATTTGTCGTATTGGTCGGCGGATCGGCGATGGACTTTGAAGTGGCGGATATGGTTAGCGACGCGCTGGCCGAGTACGGTATTGTTTGCGGCCGCGGCAACATCAGAGGCTGCGAGGGGCCGCGCAATGCGGTTGCCACCGGCCTGGTTCTGTCCTATCTTAGCGAAGAGGCGTGA
- a CDS encoding diol dehydratase small subunit — protein sequence MSQEKMVEDIVRQVMQSMIQTPGSAAASAPAVSGKGLDPLRDYPMAEKRPELLKSPSGKTLSDITLDNVVSGAIKSEDVRISPETLRMQAEIADGIGRNQFADNLRRAAELTAIPDARILEIYNALRPYRSTKAELFAIADEMENKYNAKINAAFVREAADVYQRRNRLRAE from the coding sequence ATGTCTCAAGAAAAAATGGTGGAAGATATCGTACGTCAGGTGATGCAATCGATGATTCAAACACCGGGCAGCGCAGCCGCGTCTGCTCCGGCAGTCTCAGGGAAAGGTCTTGACCCGTTGCGCGACTATCCGATGGCGGAAAAACGTCCCGAACTTTTAAAATCCCCCAGCGGAAAAACATTGAGCGACATCACGCTTGATAACGTCGTCAGCGGCGCTATTAAGTCGGAAGACGTCAGAATCAGCCCGGAAACTTTGCGTATGCAGGCTGAAATCGCCGACGGAATCGGCCGCAACCAATTCGCCGATAATTTGCGCCGGGCTGCGGAACTGACTGCTATCCCCGATGCGCGTATTTTGGAAATTTATAACGCGTTGCGTCCTTATCGTTCGACGAAAGCGGAATTGTTCGCGATCGCTGATGAAATGGAAAACAAGTACAACGCAAAAATCAATGCCGCTTTTGTCCGGGAGGCTGCTGATGTGTACCAGCGCCGCAATCGTTTAAGAGCGGAGTAA
- a CDS encoding propanediol/glycerol family dehydratase medium subunit: protein MEINEQMIREIVMQVMQGMEQPAKAKAAVSGRPMTLIEKGEARPGTRADEVVIALAPAFAKFQNKTIVDIPHSDVLRELIAGIEEEGIRARVVRVLRTSDVDFAAHDATKLSGSGIAVGIQSRGTMVIHQKDLMPLSNLELFPQSPLLDLEAYRAIGRNAAKYAKGESPTPVPTRNDQMARPKYQAKAAILHIKETEHVVPGAKPIEIEVQF, encoded by the coding sequence ATGGAAATTAACGAACAAATGATTCGTGAGATTGTCATGCAAGTAATGCAAGGGATGGAGCAACCGGCAAAAGCGAAAGCGGCTGTCAGCGGCCGTCCGATGACGCTGATTGAAAAAGGCGAAGCCAGACCGGGTACCCGTGCCGATGAAGTTGTCATTGCCCTCGCGCCGGCTTTTGCCAAATTCCAAAACAAAACCATCGTCGATATTCCCCATAGCGATGTGCTGCGTGAATTGATCGCCGGTATTGAAGAAGAAGGCATCCGTGCACGCGTCGTAAGAGTGTTGCGTACATCCGACGTCGATTTTGCCGCGCATGACGCGACGAAACTCAGCGGTTCCGGCATTGCGGTCGGCATCCAGTCGCGTGGTACGATGGTTATTCATCAAAAAGATCTGATGCCGCTTAGCAACTTGGAACTGTTCCCGCAATCGCCGCTTCTCGACTTGGAAGCGTATCGGGCGATCGGTCGTAATGCGGCCAAGTATGCCAAAGGCGAAAGCCCGACCCCGGTACCGACGCGTAATGACCAAATGGCCAGACCGAAATACCAGGCGAAAGCCGCTATCCTTCATATCAAAGAAACCGAGCACGTTGTGCCGGGTGCGAAGCCGATTGAAATCGAAGTTCAATTTTAA
- a CDS encoding propanediol/glycerol family dehydratase large subunit, with product MKRQKRFEVLAARPVNQDGFVQEWPEVGLIAMGSPNDPTPSVKVQNGKIVEMDGIPRDKFDFIDQFIADYAIDVNLTEKAMAMDTQEIAKMMVDVNVSREEVVKVFRGLTAAKIAAVLNTMNVVEMMMALQKMRARKVPSNQCHITNVNDNPVLIAADGAEAALRGFDEMETTVAVVRYAPFNALSLMIGAQVGRAGTLIQCALEEATELELGMRGITAYAETISVYGTENVFVDGDDTPWSKAFLASAYASRGLKMRFTSGSGSEVQMGYAEGKSMLYLEIRCIMITRGAGVQGLQNGSVSCIGVPAAVPSGIRAVLGENLTAATLDLEVASSNDQTFTHSDIRRTARTLMQMLPGTDFICSGYGGIPNYDNMFAGSNWDVDDYDDWNIIQRDLMVDGGLKPVSEEEVISVRNKAARALQAIYRELGFPAITDKEVEAATYAHGSKDMPGRNVVEDLKAAQEMMSRGITGIDIVKALAKAGFSDLASNVLNLLKQRISGDYLHTAAILDKNFNVISAVNCRNDYRGPGTGYRMSKERWDEIKNISQAIKPSDFDV from the coding sequence ATGAAAAGACAGAAACGTTTTGAAGTATTAGCTGCCCGCCCTGTAAACCAGGACGGTTTCGTACAAGAGTGGCCGGAGGTCGGCCTGATTGCAATGGGAAGTCCGAACGATCCGACGCCGAGCGTTAAAGTACAAAACGGCAAGATCGTCGAAATGGACGGAATTCCGCGTGATAAATTTGACTTTATCGATCAGTTTATCGCCGATTATGCGATTGACGTGAACCTGACTGAAAAAGCGATGGCGATGGATACGCAAGAGATCGCCAAAATGATGGTCGACGTCAATGTGTCGCGTGAAGAAGTCGTCAAAGTATTTCGTGGTTTGACCGCAGCTAAGATTGCTGCAGTGCTCAATACGATGAACGTCGTTGAAATGATGATGGCGCTGCAGAAGATGCGGGCTCGTAAAGTTCCTTCTAACCAATGCCATATCACAAACGTCAATGACAATCCGGTACTGATTGCTGCTGACGGAGCGGAAGCGGCGCTGCGCGGCTTTGATGAAATGGAAACTACCGTCGCCGTCGTACGCTATGCACCGTTCAATGCGCTGTCGCTGATGATCGGCGCACAAGTCGGCCGCGCCGGCACGTTGATCCAATGCGCACTGGAAGAAGCCACTGAACTGGAACTCGGCATGCGCGGCATCACCGCCTATGCGGAAACCATCTCGGTATACGGCACAGAAAACGTATTCGTCGATGGTGATGACACTCCCTGGTCCAAAGCATTCTTGGCTTCCGCCTATGCTTCGCGCGGTCTGAAAATGCGTTTCACCTCCGGTTCCGGTTCGGAAGTCCAAATGGGCTATGCCGAAGGAAAATCGATGCTCTATTTGGAAATCCGCTGCATCATGATCACCCGCGGCGCTGGCGTACAAGGCCTGCAAAACGGATCGGTCAGCTGCATCGGCGTTCCGGCGGCGGTTCCGTCAGGCATTCGCGCCGTATTGGGTGAAAACCTGACGGCAGCGACACTGGATCTTGAAGTGGCTTCGAGTAACGACCAAACGTTTACCCATTCCGACATCCGTCGCACGGCACGCACGCTGATGCAAATGTTGCCTGGCACCGACTTTATCTGTTCCGGTTACGGCGGCATCCCGAACTATGACAACATGTTTGCCGGTTCGAACTGGGATGTTGACGACTATGACGACTGGAACATCATCCAGCGCGACCTGATGGTCGACGGTGGTTTGAAACCTGTCTCGGAAGAAGAAGTTATTTCGGTTCGTAATAAAGCAGCGCGCGCGTTGCAGGCCATTTATCGCGAACTCGGCTTCCCGGCGATCACCGACAAAGAAGTCGAAGCAGCTACGTATGCACACGGCAGCAAAGATATGCCGGGACGCAACGTGGTAGAAGACTTGAAAGCGGCGCAGGAAATGATGAGTCGCGGCATTACCGGCATCGATATCGTCAAAGCACTGGCTAAAGCCGGCTTTAGCGATCTGGCCAGCAATGTTCTGAATCTCTTGAAACAACGTATTTCCGGCGATTATCTCCATACCGCGGCGATTCTTGATAAAAACTTCAACGTAATCAGTGCGGTCAACTGCCGCAACGATTATCGCGGACCGGGCACCGGCTATCGCATGAGCAAGGAACGTTGGGATGAAATCAAAAACATCAGTCAGGCCATCAAACCGTCTGACTTCGATGTTTGA
- the pduB gene encoding propanediol utilization microcompartment protein PduB yields MQEQLIDKVMDEIKKRMESGAPAEAKTACPVNPGLTEFVGTAIGDTIGLVIANVDPILHEKMKLDPKYRSIGILGARTGAGPHIMAADEAVKATNTEIISIELARDTKGGAGHGCLILFGAEEVSDARRAIEVALKELDRTFGDVYGNDAGHLELQYTARASYAINKAFGAPLGKAFGLIVGAPAAIGVLMCDVAVKTASVEVCGYASPAGGTSFSNEVILMITGDSGAVRQAVLAAKDTGKKLLEAMAGPAPSATKPYI; encoded by the coding sequence ATGCAAGAACAGTTAATCGACAAGGTGATGGATGAAATCAAAAAGCGTATGGAAAGCGGCGCTCCGGCCGAAGCAAAAACAGCTTGCCCGGTCAATCCTGGTCTTACCGAATTTGTCGGTACCGCAATCGGCGACACGATCGGTTTGGTAATTGCGAATGTGGATCCGATTCTGCATGAAAAGATGAAACTGGATCCTAAATATCGTTCTATCGGCATTCTCGGCGCACGTACCGGCGCTGGCCCGCACATCATGGCGGCAGACGAAGCTGTTAAGGCCACCAATACCGAAATCATCAGCATCGAACTGGCGCGCGATACTAAAGGCGGCGCGGGTCATGGCTGTCTGATTCTTTTCGGCGCGGAAGAAGTCTCCGATGCCCGTCGGGCGATTGAAGTGGCGCTGAAAGAACTGGATCGTACCTTTGGCGACGTATATGGCAACGATGCCGGCCATCTGGAACTGCAATACACTGCACGGGCCAGTTATGCAATTAACAAAGCGTTTGGCGCACCGCTCGGCAAAGCCTTCGGTTTGATTGTCGGCGCTCCGGCAGCGATTGGCGTTCTGATGTGCGATGTCGCGGTCAAGACAGCGAGCGTCGAAGTTTGCGGTTATGCCAGTCCGGCTGGCGGAACCAGCTTCTCGAACGAAGTTATTTTGATGATCACCGGCGATTCCGGCGCGGTTCGCCAGGCTGTATTGGCGGCTAAGGATACCGGCAAGAAATTGCTTGAGGCGATGGCCGGTCCGGCGCCGTCTGCAACCAAACCTTATATTTAA
- the eutM gene encoding ethanolamine utilization microcompartment protein EutM has translation MNEALGMIETKGLVGAIEAADAMVKAANVQLVGYEKIGSGLVTVMVRGDVGAIKAATDAGAAAANKVGEVVSTHVIPRPHSDVEKILPALK, from the coding sequence ATGAATGAAGCATTAGGCATGATTGAGACAAAAGGACTGGTCGGCGCGATTGAAGCAGCCGATGCCATGGTCAAAGCGGCCAACGTACAGTTGGTTGGCTATGAAAAAATAGGCTCCGGTCTGGTGACGGTGATGGTGCGAGGCGACGTGGGAGCGATTAAGGCTGCCACCGATGCCGGCGCTGCCGCTGCGAACAAAGTCGGTGAAGTCGTATCGACTCATGTCATTCCCCGTCCCCACAGTGATGTGGAGAAAATCCTTCCGGCATTGAAGTAG
- a CDS encoding EutP/PduV family microcompartment system protein, translating into MGKIMLIGPVGAGKTSLIATLQQEKKSIGKTSCIEFHDGAIDTPGEYAQIPRYYSALLVTAMEAALILVVQDAADAKVTLPPGFVGMFSRPVIGVVTKIDVPGVDKERAKARLAEAGVKGDVFYVSAHTGEGVESLLDYIAERGCTA; encoded by the coding sequence ATGGGCAAGATCATGTTGATTGGTCCGGTCGGAGCCGGAAAAACATCGCTGATTGCGACGCTGCAACAGGAAAAAAAGTCGATTGGCAAGACGTCCTGCATCGAATTTCATGACGGAGCCATCGACACGCCGGGAGAATATGCGCAAATTCCCCGTTATTATTCGGCTCTCTTGGTAACTGCGATGGAGGCGGCACTGATCCTTGTCGTGCAGGATGCGGCGGATGCTAAAGTAACGTTGCCGCCGGGTTTTGTCGGCATGTTTTCGCGGCCGGTCATCGGCGTAGTGACCAAGATTGACGTTCCCGGCGTTGACAAGGAACGGGCCAAAGCGCGTCTGGCGGAAGCGGGCGTTAAAGGCGACGTATTCTATGTGTCGGCTCATACCGGCGAAGGCGTCGAATCCTTATTGGATTATATTGCGGAAAGGGGGTGTACTGCATGA
- a CDS encoding BMC domain-containing protein, with product MSLEKTRVVQEYVPGKQVTLAHLIAKPKQELCEKLGVGISQAIGILTITPCEAAIIAADVATKTAAVQIGFMDRFTGSVVIVGTVSAVEEALKQVLSLLSEGLGFTAAKLTRS from the coding sequence ATGTCGCTGGAAAAGACTCGCGTGGTACAGGAATATGTACCAGGCAAACAGGTGACGCTGGCTCATCTGATTGCCAAACCGAAGCAGGAGCTCTGCGAAAAACTGGGCGTTGGCATCAGTCAAGCGATCGGCATCCTGACGATTACGCCATGTGAAGCCGCGATCATTGCCGCCGATGTCGCAACCAAGACGGCGGCCGTACAAATCGGTTTCATGGATCGGTTTACCGGTTCGGTCGTTATTGTGGGAACCGTGTCGGCTGTGGAAGAGGCTCTGAAGCAGGTACTCAGCCTGCTCTCGGAAGGACTCGGATTTACCGCGGCAAAGTTGACGAGGTCGTAA